A genomic window from Silene latifolia isolate original U9 population chromosome Y, ASM4854445v1, whole genome shotgun sequence includes:
- the LOC141631236 gene encoding uncharacterized protein LOC141631236, giving the protein MDRSCMYGKRNLTEFQKGVEEFCRTALEYSTTTNDEGFYCPCVDCSNVMKVDSIKLLREHIICRGFRQDYYVWIWHGEEGVYKGNSNVNYHLSEQLVENENTVQTDIHIQEEPIQAEPNLEIGEGNGADSGEENIDDDSDKDEDQLNEMLNGVEDHFRTRSVFDSLTEACELPLYPGCNNHNKLSAVLTLFNIKAKHGWSDTSFTELLEALQYMFPEGNQLPKSNYYTKKLLCPLDLGYIKIDACPNDCILYRNEYVDLHKCPRCGKSRYKLGDGILFDTSRKYPSANILWYLPIIPRLIHLFSIKKHAKLLRWYMDRRKKDGKLRHPADSPQWEIIDDKYPEFKNEVRNLRLGLSTNGMNPYGSLSSLHRTWPVSLVIYNLPPWLCMNRKYMMLSLLISGPKQPGNNIDVYLAPLIDDLKKLCDEGITMFDARANENFTLRAMLFCTINDFPDYGNLSGYKVKGKNPCLICEDDMKSTYLTHSRKYVYLDNRRFLKRFHPYRKKKLPFNGRKK; this is encoded by the coding sequence ATGGATCGAAGTTGTATGTATGGAAAACGTAATTTGACAGAATTTCAAAAAGGCGTTGAAGAATTTTGTAGAACTGCTTTAGAATATTCCACTACTACAAATGATGAAGGGTTTTATTGCCCTTGTGTGGATTGCTCCAATGTGATGAAGGTTGATAGTATAAAGTTGTTAAGAGAACATATTATATGTCGTGGATTTAGGCAAGATTACTATGTTTGGATATGGCATGGTGAAGAAGGAGTGTATAAGGGAAATTCCAACGTCAATTATCATTTATCCGAGCAACTTGTAGAAAATGAGAACACTGTACAAACTGATATCCATATCCAGGAGGAACCAATTCAGGCGGAGCCGAATCTTGAGATTGGTGAAGGTAACGGGGCTGACAGTGGCGAGGaaaatattgatgatgatagtgATAAGGATGAAGACCAATTAAATGAGATGTTAAATGGAGTTGAAGATCATTTTCGTACCCGTTCTGTGTTCGATAGTTTGACCGAAGCATGTGAACTTCCATTGTATCCTGGATGTAATAATCACAATAAATTATCCGCAGTGTTAACATTATTTAACATCAAAGCTAAACATGGCTGGAGCGACACAAGTTTCACGGAATTGTTAGAAGCTTTGCAATACATGTTTCCCGAAGGAAACCAACTTCCTAAGTCCAATTATTATACTAAGAAGTTGTTGTGTCCCTTAGATTTAGGGTACATAAAAATagatgcatgtccaaatgattgcatactATATCGAAATGAGTATGTTGATTTACATAAATGTCCTCGTTGTGGTAAATCACGCTACAAGTTGGGAGATGGGATTTTGTTTGATACAAGTAGGAAGTATCCTTCGGCAAATATTCTATGGTATCTTCCAATAATACCACGTTTGATACACTTGTTTTCAATCAAGAAACATGCAAAACTTTTAAGGTGGTACATGGATCGAAGGAAGAaagatggaaagctaagacatcCCGCTGATTCTCCTCAGTGGGAGATTATTGATGACAAGTATCCTGAATTCAAAAATGAAGTTAGAAATTTAAGATTGGGACTTAGCACGAACGGAATGAATCCATATGGCAGTTTGAGTAGTTTACACCGCACATGGCCAGTTTCTTTAGTGATTTATAATCTACCCCCATGGTTATGCATGAACCGCAAGTACATGATGTTGTCACTTCTAATATCAGGGCCTAAACAGCCGGGAAACAACATAGATGTGTACCTTGCGCCACTCATTGATGATCTTAAGAAGTTGTGTGATGAAGGTATAACAATGTTCGATGCGCGTGCTAATGAGAACTTCACGTTGCGTGCAATGCTCTTTTGTACCATCAATGACTTTCCGGATTATGGTAATTTGTCGGGTTATAAAGTTAAGGGAAAAAATCCCTGCCTTATATGTGAGGATGACATGAAGTCAACATATTTGACACATTCTAGAAAATATGTCTACTTGGATAATCGGAGGTTCCTGAAACGCTTTCACCCTTATCGTAAGAAGAAATTACCATTCAATGGAAGGAAGAAGTAA